TCACGTTGACTGACTGAAATCCTACGTTTGCTGCCGTAcagtttgtttgtgtcatctgGCATCACATACAGTACTCTTCTTCGTCATCACGTATGTGTCTTGAATCCTTTTCGTAGACCAACAAGCTTGAGAAGCCTGACAAGCAGGATGCCAATGACAACGTGAAGGTGGTGGTGAGATGTCGTCCTCTCAACCAGAAAGAGAAGGTGATGGGCAACAGACAGTCCGTCATAGTGGACGAGATCCGTGGTACCATCACAGTCAACAAACTGGAGGCTCCCAACGAACCACCCAAGACCTTCACATTTGATACGGTTTTTGGACCAGAAAGCAGTCAGCTGGATGTCTACAATCTCACAGCCCGGCCCATTATTGACTCTGTTTTGGAGGGATACAATGGTAAAATATACATGAtagtactttttattttaatgaataaaccTTTATCGTAAAATCTGCTACACCTGTGTAATGACATCATTAACTACAGTATAAATTATTATCTTGATCCATAGATTCACCTGACTATCAATCAGCTATTACTTAAAGATTAGTAATTTCCCATATCAATTGTAATATAAGAACTGCTTATTTCTATTTAGTATTGGCATTCTATGTTGGATATAGTTGTGTTGCTTTATGCCCTGTTTTTCGTTTCAGGGACCATTTTTGCATATGGGCAAACTGGCACAGGAAAAACATTCACTATGGAGGGTGTGAGGGCAGTGCCTGAACTGAGGGGGATAATTCCCAACTCTTTTGCACACGTTTTTGGCCACATTGCCAAAGCCGAAGGTGACACAAGGTAAGAAAGCATTTATTCactattttatataaataacattGGAACCAGAATAATATCTTTTTCGGAAAAGGTTATGGTATTCTGAATacaaaaggtttaaaataggccattcattgacgCTGCGCCTTATAgaccagtgtgccttatagtgcaaaaaatactgtaggttCGTTGTTGGCAGACAGTTTAGTTCCAAATTAAGTGCAATAAAACTCTGCACATATACGGGGTCTTGTTAAGGGTTTCTCATTTTATCAGGGAAACATTTCTTTATAAATCATGTTTTGCCATTTGAAGTTTTCACATTCTTCCTTTATTAGACTTTGaagacacatttttaacttAACAGGTTTTTGGTTCGTGTATCCTACCTGGAGATCTACAATGAGGAAGTGCGTGACTTGTTGGGCAAGGACCAAATGCAGAGGCtagaggtaaaaacaaaaaagaacaacaaacgATTAAATCCAACATGTGAATTAGTACAGTGATTGGTAACAAAATTGTGCAGAACAATATGTCATGAATGACATTACAGGTATACTATTCAAAGAGGGCCGAATAAATTTGCCCCTATTAATTGATACCAGGACGAGTTTTCCATAATAAAGTTCTGTTCTTTTTTGTAACAGGTAAAAGAAAGTCCACATGTTGGAGTGTATGTCACAGATCTTTCTGTGTATGACGTGAATAATGCTGATGATATGGACAGGATTATGACAATGGGCCACAAAAACCGTAAGCAGAAAACCAACTGCATTGATATTGAAGTAGACACATAAGAAAATATACATAGTTTTCCTTTTgctattttatttaactgtgctttaaaaaatattatttctgcTCAAATATTAAAGTGAATAATTAATTGTCGGTATGTTATCCTGTATACTTTTATAAGTCATGTTCCCAGATTAAAAGTCATTTCACTGTGTTTAGGGTCGGTTGGTGCCACAAACATGAATGAGCACAGCTCCAGATCTCATGCTATTTTCACTATTACCATCGAGTGCAGTGAAAAAGGTGTGGATGGAAACCAACATGTACGCATGGGGAAACTTCATCTGGTTGATCTTGCAGTAAGTGTCTTTGGCCAGAAATATCTGTGTGACAATGAACTATGAAGATTAGATCATACAGATTTCACTTTAAACAGGATATAGGCCCTGTGATGACTCGGCATCTCACCTGGGGTGTACCCCTCCTCATGCCCGtactcagctgggataggttccagcaacacCTGTCACCCATATtttggataagtggctgaagaagAAAGGATTATgctgaggaagatgaatgaaagataTATGAATGCCTGCAATCCATCTAACCACCAGTAACCAATCTGCTGTCTTACAGGGTTCTGAGAGGCAGGGAAAGACTGGTGCCACAGGGCAACGTTTAAAGGAAGCGACAAAGATCAATCTGTCTCTCTCCACCCTGGGTAACGTCATCTCTGCCCTGGTCGATGGCAAGAGCACACACGTGCCTTACAGGAATTCCAAACTGACACGTCTGCTGCAGGATTCCCTTGGAGGAAACTCCAAAACTATGATGGTATCacaatttccccactgtgggacaataaaggattatcttatcttatttgaAAATTTAAAGAGTGTACTAGAAAAATACATGCCTGACTTTCAAAATTTAAGCTTAAACGTTCtttgaaacaataaaaatctgctctcaaaacacaaatattcatgttgacatttttaacattcataAATATAAGAATGTTACTCTTCTTTGATATTACTAGATGTTACTGACTCATTTTTTCCTGACCAGTGTGCAAATATAGGACCTGCAGATTATAACTATGATGAGACCATCAGCACCCTGCGCTATGCTAATAGAGCTAAAAACATCAAGAACAAAGCCAGGATTAATGAGGATCCTAAAGATGCCAGACTACGCCAGTTTCAGAAGGAGATCGAGGAGCTAAAGAAGAAACTGGATGAAGGTAATTAGCTtgacaaaatcatgttttttgattacaaaagttatttaaattattatttagtatTTGT
The Antennarius striatus isolate MH-2024 chromosome 10, ASM4005453v1, whole genome shotgun sequence genome window above contains:
- the kif3a gene encoding kinesin-like protein KIF3A — its product is MPTNKLEKPDKQDANDNVKVVVRCRPLNQKEKVMGNRQSVIVDEIRGTITVNKLEAPNEPPKTFTFDTVFGPESSQLDVYNLTARPIIDSVLEGYNGTIFAYGQTGTGKTFTMEGVRAVPELRGIIPNSFAHVFGHIAKAEGDTRFLVRVSYLEIYNEEVRDLLGKDQMQRLEVKESPHVGVYVTDLSVYDVNNADDMDRIMTMGHKNRSVGATNMNEHSSRSHAIFTITIECSEKGVDGNQHVRMGKLHLVDLAGSERQGKTGATGQRLKEATKINLSLSTLGNVISALVDGKSTHVPYRNSKLTRLLQDSLGGNSKTMMCANIGPADYNYDETISTLRYANRAKNIKNKARINEDPKDARLRQFQKEIEELKKKLDEGEEISGSEGSGSEDMDEGDDEGADADGHRKRRGKKKVSPGKMMEMQAKIKEERKALEAKLDMEEEERNKARAELEKREQDLLKAQQEHQLLLKKLSALEKKVIVGGVDLLAKAEEQEKLLQESNNELEERRRRAEQLRRELEEKEQERLDIEEKYTSLQEEALGKTKKLKKVWTMLMAAKSEMADLQQDHHREIEGLLENIRQLSRELRLEMLIIDNFIPQEYQEMIENYVHWNEDIGEWQLKCVAYTGNNMRKQTPAPDKIERDPFEVDLSHIYLAYTEESMRQSLMKLERPRTSKSGKSGRPKTGRRQRSAKPEAVIESLLQ